GTCGTCGTCGCTGCTGACGAAAAAGTACACATCGCCTTCAGATTCGTAGGCGTGGTCTTTTTCGATCAATCCCTGCACAATCTGAATGATCTGATCGATTTCTTCCGTAGCGCGCGGATATACCGTGGCGGGCAAAATATTGAGATCGGTCAGGTGATGACGAAACTCATCAATATAGCGTTCTGCCAAATCGAAGGGGTCAATGCCTTCGAGGTTGGCGCGCTGGATGATTTTGTCATCAACATCCGTGTAGTTCATGGCGTGGCGCACTTCGTAACCGCGATATTCGAGATAGCGGCGGACAATATCAAAAACCAGCACCGACATGGCATGACCTACATGCGCTTTATCATAAACCGTCGGCCCGCAAACATACATCGAAACCCGGCCAGATTGCAAGGTCTCAAGAGCTTCTTTTTTGCGTGTGAGCGTATTATAAATTTTGATCGCCATCAGGATTTCGCCTCCGTACGGGCAAAGATCATCCGACCGGCCGCGGTTTGTAAAACTTTGGTTACGGTAACATACGTTTCTTTATGCAGATGCCCGCTGCCGTCTTCGACAACCACCATGGTGCCATCGTCCAGATAGCCCACGCCCTGCCCAACTTCTTTGCCTTCCTGGATAATATCAACCACGAGCGATTCGCCGGGCAACAACACAGCTTTGACGGCATTCGCCAGTTCATTGACATTGAGGATCAGCACGCCCTGAAGTTCAGCCACGCGGTTGAGGTTGTAATCGTTGGTCAGTACTGGACATTTGAGTTGGCGCGCTAAAATGACGAGTTTGTCATCCACCTCGCGCGTGCCCTCTACGTCAATATCACTGATCTGCACGGGCATGGTGGCTTCATCTTGCAGGTGGGAGAGTATTTCCATACCCCGCCGTCCACGCTGGCGGCGCAGGCTATCGGCTGAATCGGCGATATACTGCAACTCGTTGAGTACAAAGCGCGGAATCAGCAGCGTGCCCGAAAGGAAACCGGTGCGAGCAATATCAGCAATGCGGCCATCAATGATCACACTGGTATCTACAAGAATTTTACGGCCAGCGTTATCTTCTTCACCTTCTTCGCTACCACGTCGGCGCGGCAGCCGATCGCGAAATACAGAGAAAATATCATTCTGGCGCATCACAAATACAGCCACGCCAAAATAACTAACCAACATCACACCAATAAAGGGCAGTACTTCGCCAAAAGGTGGAGGCAACAACGAAAGCGGGAAGGCCAGTAACGCAGCAATAATCAACCCAACGATCAAGCCAATCAGACTTGCAGCCAAGGTTTGAGCATCAATGCGAGCTAAAAGCGCTCGTAAAGCGCGCACGGGACGCGTCGTAAGATAGGGAGTCAGCACCAGTCCGATCAGAGCGCCTAACAAACTAATAATAACAACGTAAAGCACACGAGGTTCAGGAAATATACCTCCCCCAAACGAATTAGCTGTATAAGCCGCAAAAATCCCCAACACAATCATCCCGATAATGCGAACAACGAAATCAGAACTCATGAATAACTCCTAAAAAATGATAAAGCCATAAATAAAAAAAGCGCATGAATCATCAGCGCTAATAACCCCAGAATCTAAAAGACGGGAATAATGCAGGCATCGGATACGCAATAAAAAAATAAAAGAATAATTGCTAAAAATTGTGCGAGTCCGAGTGAAGCATATACACGCGCAAAATGATTGCACGAAAGATAATAGCACGCCGTAATTAGAACGTCAACTATCCACTGCAAACGCCTTTCATTAGCTCACTATGATTTCACGAAAACGGGCGCGAACAAAAAGCTGCATACGGCGCGAGGTGCCGTATGCAGCTTTTTGTTCGCGCAAATTAAAAAAACTAGCCGAGCGCGTCGTAGCCAGGGCCACTTTCGAAGAAATCATAGTTGGGCTGAACATCTTCAGTCAGGTCTACCGATTCGCCGGCTTCAAGCTGCTTGGTGGTTTCGAGTACAACGGGGCCACCATTATGATCGGTGTTTTCGTAGTGCCCGCTAAGGCCGAGTCGGCTGATATACTCGCCGCCTTTGGCTTCATAAGCTTCGGGAACCTCATCTTCGGAGAAGATGGCATCATAGGGACATTCGGGCACGCAGGCGCCGCAGTCAATGCAGGTGTCGGGGTCAATATACATCCAGGGCCATTCTTTAACCGGCTGGCCGGGGACAATACATTCAACCGGGCAAACGTCGATGCAGCCACCGTCACGCAAGCATAAGCTGGTAATGATATAGGTCATGTCTTTCCTCCATACAAAAGTATATATTTGGCAACTACAGTAAATAGTATTGGTATTGTACCTTAATTATTTTGGCAAGCACAAATTATCAAACTGAATTACAGAGGGCAATTTGTTGACAAATCCGACCTGCACACGATATAACTCTTATTATGGAAACGCGAAAACTTTTAGGCTGGATTTTGGTAATCTCGGGGCTGTTATTCCTCCTGAGCGGGTTGCTGGTGACGGTGTTTGCCGCTGTCCCGATGCCTATCAACAGTAATATGCCGCAGGGCGACGACGTGGCGGTTTCTCCCTCTATGTGGGTTGATTTTGCCAATCGAGTAATGGATTTCACCCTCGAATTGCTGGCTCTGGATTGGACACCCATTCGAGTGGGCGTATTTCTGATTGTGGTTGGAATGCTGCTCGAAGGGTTTGGGGCTTATTCGCTGCTCTCGTTAAAATGATCAGAGCGCCTCAATAATTTCGGCAGCCAGGTCATAGCGCCCGAAGGGGGGCATCATATAAACGCCGTTGGCCCAGGGCTTCATTTTTCGGATCATCTCAATCGTAATCTGCACACCTTCCGCGGGCGCATTATCTCCTGCGGTTTCGATGCGCGCCATCGTTTCAGAGGGGATGATAATGCCGGGCACTTCGTTGTGCAAGAAAGCGGCATGGCGCGCGCTGAAAAGCGGCAGCACACCAGCCAAGATCGGAATCTCCAGCGGTCCAAAGCGTTCTTCGTAAAGCCGTAAAAATTCAAAGGCTTTTTCGGGCTGATAGATGGGCTGCGTGAGGGCAAAATCGGCGCCGTTTTCAATTTTACGCCGCAGGACTTTCAGTTCCCGCTCGGGGTTGGATGGCAACAAATTGAGCGCGCACCCCACGAAAAAGGCAGTCGGCTGCCCGATGTCGGCCCCGGCGTGATCCAGCCCGGCGTTGAATCCTTGTTGAATCAGCCGGATCAACCCCGAGGGCACCAGGTCATAATCATCCATCGCATCGGGGTAATCGCCAATCGAAGTCGGATCGCCCATCACCACGAAGACATTGCGAATATTCAGGGCGTGCGCGGCCAGTAGATCGCCCTGCACGCGCAGCAAATTACGCCCGCGAGTGGGGAAGTGCAGCGTGGTTTCGATGCCCACATTACGCTGGATGAGATTACACACTGCCCAGGGACTCATCCTCATGCGCGCCATCGGACTATCGGCTACATTAATTACGGCAGCACCCGCCTCCGCTAACAGGCTGGCTCCTGCCAGAATTTTATGCGCTGAAAGGCCGCGCGGCGGATCCATCTCAACCGCAATTGGGAACTCATTATGGCTGAATTTTTGCGCCAATTGGGTCGGTTCAAGTTGAACGCGATCGTGCGCGGCTTGGGCATCGAAAGGCGCAATGACCTGAATTTGCAAATCGGCGGGCAGGGCATCCAGGCGGGCGCGCATAATGCGGGTATGCTCTGGCGTAGTGCCACAGCAGCCGCCGATGAGTTTGACGCCCAACTCGGTGAAGGTCTTTGTGTAATCGCCAAAATAATCGGGGCCAGCCGAATACATCACCCGCCCACCCACATTTTCCGGCCAACCCGCATTTGGCTTAATGGCGAAACGCGCCGCGGGCACAGCCTGACGCATTTGCTCCAGAATGCGGCGCAACTGTGCCGGGCCGCCGGAGCAATTCGCACCGATCACATCTGCGCCAGTTTCGTGCAAAGTACGGGCGACTTTGGCGGGCGTATCGCCTAGCAGGGTGCGATCGTCTCGTGTGAAGGTGATGGTGGCAACAACCGGCAATGAGCATATTTCGCGCGCCGCAGCAACAGCTTCGCGGATCTCGTAGAGGTCACTGAAAGTCTCAATGACCAGAAAATCAACCCCGGCGGCGCATAAAATGCCTATTTGCTCTACAAAGGTTGCGCGCGCCTGCTCGGGGAGTACGCGCCCGTAGGGGGCCAGCCTCACCCCCAGGGGTCCAATATCGCCGCCCACCAACACATCTTTGAAAGAAGCATCCACCACTTTACGCGCCAACTCCGCACCGGCGCGATTGATCGCTTCCACCTGATTTTCCAGGCCGTGATCGCTGAGTTTATAGCGATTGGCGCCAAAGGTGTTGGTATAAATCACCTGCGCCCCGGCCTCGATATAGGCCTGATGCACGGTTCCAACAGTGGCCGGATGGGTCAGGTTAAGGTGGTCAAAACAGGTATCGAGACCAATACCTTGCTGGTGCAGCATGGTTCCCATAGCGCCATCGGCAAGGATGGGATGGGGCGTTTCAAGTAAAGAAAGAAATTTAGATTTTGGCATGGGAGGCTCCGCGCGCGCTAAAGATGCGTCGAAGTGTACCAAATAGGTCGGATTTCCGCCATTTATGATTCGCTGCGGTCTTCGATCTTCATCACCGCGGGGATAGCAAAACCAATCAACCCCATGAGTACGGTCAGCGCGCCGCCCAGGATAAACCACACCTGAATGCCAAAAGCGTCTGAGAGCGGCCCGGCAAAAGCCAAACCGATGGGCATCATGGCGGTTGCCACACTGCCGGTGAGCGAAAAAACGCGTCCTTGCATCTTGGGGTCTACCGCGGCCTGGAGTATACCGCCGATAGAACCGTTGGCGATCGGGATCATCATGCCAGTGAATGCAAAAGCGCCCAGAGCCAGGTTGAACGCCGAGCCAGGCAGCATCCCCATAATACTGGTTCCCAGGCCGATGCCAATAATGCCGAGTATAGCCGTGACGATACGGCGTTTGAATCCGCCCCAAACCCCCAAGAGCAAACCGCCCACGATGACGCCGACACCAAACAGAGAATTAATCCAACCGAGTTGAAGTGCGCCCCCATTGAAGTGATCTTTAACTAATAGAGGCAGTAATGATGTGGTTGGCGAGAGGAAAAAATTGATCATCGAGGCCATAATCAGAATGCTCAGCAACCCCGGCCAAGTAATCACGTACTTGAACCCGGCGCGCAAATCTTGCCAGAAAGTTGTACTGCCGGATTCGGCTGGATTTTTCTCGGGCTGAGGAATAACGATGAAAAATAGCGGAACGACGGCAATCAGGGCGGTAATGACATCGATAGCAACGATGCCGCTCATTGGGATAAGTGTCATCAATAGTGCACCCAGCGGTGCGGCAATAATGTTCAGCCCGCCGTTGAGGGTCTGGTTGACGCCCTGGATGCGGGTGAGGTGCTCTTTCGGCACCATTAGCGAGGTGGAGGCGGTCATGGATGGGCGGTGGAAGTTTTCCCCGATGGAGCGAATGAAAAGAACCGCATAAATATGCCAGAGATCCACCAGCCCGAGGGCAAACAACGCCGCCAGCACCAGAGTTGCCAAAGCGATAAAACTATCGGCCAGGATCATAATCCGGCGGCGGTTCCAACGATCAACCAGCGGGCCGATGAAGGGGGAGAGAAATACACCAGGCAGCAATGCGATCAGTGTGGTGGTTGCCAGCACCGTAGCAGAACCGGTTTTCTCGGTGAGATACCAAATAATGGCAAACTGCACAATCTGGCTGCCCAGCAGCGAAAAGGCTTGACCAGTCCAGATTGCGAAGAAGGGAGTTTTCCAGTTTGGGGGTTGTTGCGAGTTTGATTCCACAGTGTTGTTCTCCATAGAAAGTGATCACCGGATGCGATCTTGCAAAATCTTCTTGACGGCTTCTGACGCCCGGAATACGCCCCGGATGCGAATCGATTCTATGGCTTGGTCGGCCAATTCGGGAGAAACATTATCCTCGATAACCAACATGCCAATCACATTGAAACTTTTACGCTCGCCTTTTTCCACAGCTTTTTCAAGCTCCTTACGAGACCAATCAAAAATGCCCAGGCCATACGCATTTCGGACAACGGAACTTTGCACTTCAGTGTTGTGTTTGTCAAGTTGGTTACGAATGGCTGTACGGATGAAATCCGTACGGTTCTGATAAAAACCTTCTTCGGTCAATAAATCAATTTTTCCTAAATCAACAACGCTCATGTTAATGGTGATTTTTTCGGTTTCACTCATCATCTATCCTTTTAGCCAATTGATGCCATCTGCCAGACATCCATGCAGATGTTTTCTGGATGACAACAGTATATACAAGATGCAGGTATTTGTCAACATCCGTATGCCATCCACTCAGATGGTAACTATATGATAAAGTCCTGCGACATCCCCCAGCACCCGCACATGGCGCACGTATGCGCTCTGCGCGATTTGTTTAGCCAGCAAACATGTGGAAAACTATTGCGATGCAGCAATGCAGCCAAAAAGATTGTTGATCTTGGTCCCCAAAGTAGATTTAACGTGGAATATTCTACGAAAAGGTCATCTCAAAGAAACTGACCAATTTCTCAGTGTAGATTTCTGGATAGAGTCTGAAACCCTCACCCTGATACTCGCTGCGCTCGCATCTGTCCCTCTCCCAATTTTGGGAGAGGGACGGGCCTGAGCTTTAGCGAAGGCCAGGGTGAGGGCACGGCAATATCAACGTTGCAACGCACCGTCAAAAAAATCTACAATCTTTTCCTGATAAGCCTGGGGATTTACGAAATAGGCCCCGGCGTGTTTGGCTTTGGGCACTTCCCAAATTCCTTTAGGCTGCGCTGCGGCTTCGTAGAATACGCGTGTGAGTACGGTTTCGCTACCTTTTCCGGCACTGATCAGCATAACCGGGCGCGGGGCAATTTCGGCGATGATGTCGAGTATCCCTTCGGTGGGCTGTACGCCATTCATAAATCGTAACATACGGTAGTAGAAGAGATTCGCCGGATAGTTGATCCAGCGGCGCAAGGTAGTGGGCCTGCCGCCATGATCGCTGAGAATCATCGGGCCGGGGCCTTCGACGATGACGGCACGCAGCCCTTCGTCGCGCGCCGCGGCGAGCAGGGCCGCCTTCCCACCCAGGGAAATGCCCAAAACGCCGATCCGCTCCGGGGCCACGTCTGAGCGTCCGTGCAAATAATCCAGCGCGCCGAGTAAATCTTCCGTTTCATACCAGCCCAGCGTACACACATCGCCATCGGAACTGCCGTGGGCGCGTTGATCGTACATCAATACGCCATAACCTTTCGCCACCAGCGCCGAGGCATGATAGATCATGGCGATACCTTTGCCGCCGTGACCGTGTACCAGAATGATGGTGCTGCCGTTGGTACCGGGCACATACCAGCCGAATAAGGTTAACTCGTCGCGGCTGGGAAATTCGACGGTTTCAAAGTCCATGCCGGCATCGGCAGGGGTGACGTTGCGCATGGCGAAGCGTCCACCGGGGTGGGTGACGCGGTAAGCGTAGTAAATACCCGAGCTGATAATATAAACGGGGTAGGCCAGCAGCAAGTAAACCAGCCACGGAAACGGGCGCCGCGCCGCGCCCAGAGCGATGAGCAGCAACGTGCCCCACATGGCAAAATAGATCAGCCAGTTGCGATAAAAGCGCCAACTGCGCTCGCGGATACGAATAGATTTCATAGGGATGCCTCAACAATTGTGTAAAACTAGAAAAAGTTCACCACAAAGTCACGAAGTCACCAAGAAAATAGGTTCATCAGGAACTGGCGGGACATTCCCCATATCTGGGGGCAACCCCGACGATTCCCAAAGGGCCAGAAATTATGCTACGTTTTTCATCGAGTCTTTGTGCCTTTGTGGTAAAAAGTCTTTTTTACTACCACGCTCCCATTATAAACGTTCACCGTTGCGCAACCGCTGCGATCATCGTATACTTTTTTCTGATGGAACAACTCAGCTTTCTTCCCCCCACGGCCTGGTCAGTCACCGAAGTCAATCGCTATTTGCGCGATCTCTTTGAAAGCGATCATAATCTCGGCGACCTGTGGGTGCAGGGCGAACTCTCAAACGTCTCTCGCCCGCGCTCCGGGCATCTCTATTTTACGCTTAAAGACGAGCGCTCCACGCTGCGCGGCGTGATGTGGCGTAGTTCGGTGCAGCGGTTGGGCTTTACGCCCAACGATGGTGATGCCGTTGAAGTGCATGGCAGCATCAATATCTACGAAGCGGGCGGGCAGGTGCAATTATATGCCGATACGATCAAACCACTCGGCGCGGGCGCGTTATACCAGGAATTCATTCGTCTGAAGGCCAAACTCGAAGCCGAAGGCTTGTTCGCAGAAGAACGCAAACGCCCCATTCCGCGCTGGCCGTGGCGCATTGGCATTGTGACATCGCCCACCGGCGCGGCACTGCGAGATATGCTCAACACCCTGCGGCGGCGCTATCCGTTGGTGGAAGTGGTCATCGCGCCGAGTCCAGTGCAAGGGCAGGATGCTCCGCTCAAGCTCGCGGCAGGGTTGCTGCAAATTAACCGGGTGGCCAAACCCGATGTGATCCTGCTGGCGCGCGGCGGCGGCTCGATTGAAGATTTATGGGCCTTCAATGACGAAGGCGTGGCCTATGCCATTGCCAAATCCGAAGCACCCGTCATCACTGGCATCGGTCACCAGACCGATTTCACCATCGCTGATTTCGTCGCCGATTTGCGCGCGCCCACCCCCACCGCCGCCGCCGAACTCGCCACCCCCAGCCGCGAAGACCTGCTGCCCGCGCTGGCCGAAGCTGGTCAGCGGTTCGCCAATTACGCTTTGACACAGCTCAACGAACGGCGCTGGCAAATTGGCGATCTGGAACATCGTTTGCAGCGCGTCTCCCCGCTGGCGCGCATTCGCAGCGACCGCCAACGCCTGGACGAGTTTAGCTACCGTGCCGCCACCTTGCTGCGCTATCGCTTGCAAATGCAGCGCTCGCGGCTGAATACCGATGAACAGCGGCTGAATGATTTGAATCCGCACACGGTTTTAGGGCGCGGCTATGCCATCGTGCGCCACGCCGATGGCCGCACCATCCGCAGCGCGGCGCAAGTGCAACCCAACGACGCGCTCAACATCCGCGTCAGCGATGGTGTATTTGGAGTTAATGTTTCTGCTGAACCGCACAAAAATAACGCAAGGTCGCCAAGGGGCAAAGGCGCAAAGAAAAACATATAAAAACATTGCGCCTTCGCTTCTCTGCGTCTTTGCGTTATTTCTTTTCATAGAGGACCTATGACCAAAAAACTCCCCCCCGTAAACGAACTCACCTACGAACAGGCTTTAGCCGAACTCGAGGGCTTGCTCTCCCTGCTTGAAACAGATGACGGCGGCCTGGATGAAATTCTGGCGAAATTTGAGCGCGGGCAGGCGTTGGTGCAGCATTGTGCCGCGCTGCTCGAAAAGGCCGAACTAAAAGTCCGCCAGCTTTCTGGCGATGAAATCATCGATTTTGAGGCCGACGCGTGAATTTATCTTCACTGACTCAAAATTATGTTTTTATTGGCGCAAGCCTGGCCTGGTTTCTGGCGCAGGTGTTTAAAATTCCGTTGGAGTATAGGCGCTCGAAAAAATGGGAATGGGTGCTGTTACTGCGTGCCGGGGGCATGCCCAGTTCGCATTCGGCCTTTATCAGCGCCACGGCGCATGGCATTGGCCTCTTTGTTGGCTGGGATTCGCCGCTTTTCGCCCTGGCGGTGGGTATGGCGATCATTGTGATTTATGATGCTACGGGGGTGCGCCGCGAGGCCGGGCGTCATGCCGAGTTGATTAACGCCATTATCCGCGATATGCGCGAAGGCCATTTGCCCAGTATGGAAACGCAAGAGAAGTTAAAAGAAGTTTTGGGGCACACCCCCCTCGAAGCCATTATGGGGACGCTTTTGGGCGTTGTGATTGCGCAACTCGTCTGGTTTCGCTGGGGATAGTTCACTAAGCAATGGGCAGCAAAAACAGGGTTATTCGTGGCTGGAAGAGGGGGTTACTCGCGGCTATTCTCGTGATAGGGCTTTCACTCGGAGGGTTGTTTGCCGGAACCAGCATCTGGCCTTCGTTGGGTAGTCAGGGGGCGCAGGTGTTACGCCAGATTTTTGGCAATCCCTTCGTGGCCGAGTTAGAGATGTTCGTCTTCGGCGTGCAAGATACGGTTAAAAGCTGGGAGTATGATCTCGGGCTGGCCGAACCCGCCGCGCCGTGGGTCGCGCCTGAGGGGGACGCTGCCCCCTTTATTCAAACCCCCACCCCGAGCCGCGTGCGAACCTCCTCTACGGCGATTGTAAAACCTTTAGAGTCAGAAAACACTCCTACACCTTCAACCCCAACATTTACCCCTACGCCCGAAGTTTTGGCCTGGCCCCCAAAGCCAATGACACCCCTGGGGACGATTGACGGCGAGGGCGTCTGGTCAGCGTATATCGACGATGTGGCCTATCGTGCTTTTTTACAGCCCGATCCTGAACGCCCGTACAGCGTGGTGGCGGTGATCGCCATCGATTTGACCAGGGTGCAACTCCACTATGTATTGGGTTCGATTGAGCCAAAATTTGCCGACGAAACGGTGCAGGCCGAACGTTCGGGGCGCATCCCGGATGAAGACCGCATCCCGGGGAATTTGTTGGCGGCCTTCAATGGCGGTTTTCAAGCACAGCACGGAAATTTTGGAGCCATGTCAGGTGGCGTGGTTGCGATTCCGCTGCAAGAAGGATTGGGAATGGTGGCGATTCGTGAGGACGGCGCAGTCTTTATGGGCGAGTGGGGCGTCGATATTACCGCTGCGGATGACTTGATTGCCTGGCGACAAAACGGGCCATTGGTGGTGCAGGCTGGTGCGCTGACTCCGCATGTTTTCAGTTTCTCACCGAAAGATTGGGGGTATACCATCAATGATGTCTCTCCAACATGGCGCTCCGGGTTGGCGCTGAATGCCGCGCGGCAGATTTTATTTTACGTTGCAGGGCCAAGCCTGACGGTTGAAGCGCTGGGTAAAAGTATGCTCGCCGCGGGTGCCAACTTTGGGATGCAGCTTGATATCAACCCCTATTGGGTGCATTTCACCCCCTTTGTGGTGGAAGATGGCATTTTAGTGCCCGATCCGCTATTCCCCGACTCGATGAATGAAAATATCGACCGCTACTTAAACACCTATTCGCACGATTATTTTTATATCACGGTGAAAGAATAACCCTCACCCCGCCCCAATTTCCAAATCCAAGAGATAACGTTTTCGCCACAGGCCGCCACCATAGCCGGTGAGTTGTCCATCGGCGCCGATAACACGATGGCAAGGGATAATGATGGCCATACGATTATCGCCATTGGCGCGAGCCACAGCGCGCACGGCGGTGGGTCTGCCAATAATTTCAGCCTGCTCTTTATAGGAACGAGTTTTTCCATAGGGAATAGTTTGCAGCGCCGCCCAGACTTGCTGCTGAAAGGGGGTTCCCATCAGCACCAGAGGAATTTCAAATTCCCGAAGCTTGCCAGCGAAATAGGCCTCAAGCTGGTCTTGCGTATGCTCGATGTGGGGATTCGTCCCGGGAATGAATTCAGCATTCAGGCGTTTGCCAAGCCGCTGCATCTGGGTTTCGACCATACGCCGGTCAGCAAATTCCAGGAGGCATAAACCCTCATCGGTCGCACCGGCCAGCATCGGGCCGAGGGGGGTCAGCATCCGTTGGGTGTGGATGATGCGCCCGGCGGCGCTTCCTTGTGGGGAAAATCCAGTCGCTTTTTTGAACGAGTCGCCAAATCCGCTCAGTGATGCGTAGCCCGATTCGTAGGCGGCATCGATCACAGGCTCTCCATTTTTAATGCGCCCAAAGGCTTCACTGACGCGTAACGTGCGCTGGTAGGTCTGAAAAGTCATGCCGTGGTGTTTTTTGAACCAGCGGCGCACGCGGTTGGGGTCCAGACCGCGGGCGCGCAAATCTTGGTCTTTGAGTTTAACGTCTGGAGCGGATTCGATTTCATCGAGCAGGGGTTTGAGCCAGGCCGGGGGCGAACCGCTGCGCGTCAGGGGCTGGCAAATTTTGCAAGGGCGGTAGCCGCTTAACAATGCGGCGCGTGTAGAAGGAAAATAAGCCACATTCTCGCGTTTTGGTTTGCGCGCAGTGCAGGTTGGGCGGCAAAAAATACCCGTGCTGGTGATACCTGCAAAGAAAATGCCCTCGTAAGCAGGGTCTTTTTCGAGCAGGGCGGTATACATCGTAATTTCACTGGGAAGATGAGCAGACATCGTTTTTCTCCAAATAAAGATTTCACGCAAAGCCACAATACTCAAAGGGCACAGGGTTGCCAAGAAAAAAAACAAAAAATCTTCGCGCCTTTGCGTGAGGATATAGCATAAATTCTATCGCCTTGCTTGCCTCAGCGAAACCGAAAACTTGCCAAGCTTTTTAGATCCAGGGTATTTTTTCGATGGTGTGATCGCCCCCGGCATCGCCGGTGTTGAGCGTGCCCGCGGG
The Chloroflexota bacterium genome window above contains:
- a CDS encoding methylated-DNA--[protein]-cysteine S-methyltransferase, whose amino-acid sequence is MYTALLEKDPAYEGIFFAGITSTGIFCRPTCTARKPKRENVAYFPSTRAALLSGYRPCKICQPLTRSGSPPAWLKPLLDEIESAPDVKLKDQDLRARGLDPNRVRRWFKKHHGMTFQTYQRTLRVSEAFGRIKNGEPVIDAAYESGYASLSGFGDSFKKATGFSPQGSAAGRIIHTQRMLTPLGPMLAGATDEGLCLLEFADRRMVETQMQRLGKRLNAEFIPGTNPHIEHTQDQLEAYFAGKLREFEIPLVLMGTPFQQQVWAALQTIPYGKTRSYKEQAEIIGRPTAVRAVARANGDNRMAIIIPCHRVIGADGQLTGYGGGLWRKRYLLDLEIGAG